A genomic segment from Triticum dicoccoides isolate Atlit2015 ecotype Zavitan chromosome 1A, WEW_v2.0, whole genome shotgun sequence encodes:
- the LOC119355581 gene encoding BTB/POZ and MATH domain-containing protein 2-like produces the protein MADCVAHYGVIYPDGRKGSADAGWVSVFLQLLGGTNIVGEMVMAQLSVSLLDQDGEWICAKPADAPRPVVVPSSDLQRQLLALLRSERGGDVTFEVGSEVFTAHRYMLAACSSVFMAELFGPMSENAAGKVQVDDMEPRVFEAMLEFIYTDSLPKNDGGEKVEMAQHLLVAADRYTLERLKLICEDMLCDNIDKSMVATTLTLAEQHGCCGLKEACFNFLGRIPGNLEAVMASDDFQHLKTSCPSLVKIIIDQAAAVFGSHVLKIDGYSQTKGLDNGRCITSMVFVIGGLRWSMQYYPEGQTSEDTGWISIVIMRNYTRDDDEGAVKAWYEINLLGQDRNPVPWCSRASSSPREFSHGRGHGGKLIERSVLEGSGYLKDDAFSVRCDITILE, from the exons ATGGCAGACTGCGTCGCGCATTATGGCGTG ATCTACCCCGACGGCCGCAAGGGTTCGGCCGACGCCGGCTGGGTCTCCGTCTTTCTGCAGCTTCTCGGTGGCACCAACATCGTCGGCGAGATGGTCATGGCGCAGTTGAGCGTCAGCTTGCTCGACCAGGACGGGGAGTG GATCTGTGCAAAGCCCGCCGACGCCCCCCGGCCTGTCGTCGTCCCATCGTCTGACCTGCAGCGGCAGCTCCTCGCCCTCTTGAGGAGCGAACGGGGAGGGGACGTGACGTTCGAGGTCGGCAGTGAAGTCTTCACGGCGCATAGGTACATGCTCGCCGCTTGTTCCTCGGTCTTCATGGCAGAGCTCTTCGGCCCAATGTCGGAGAACGCTGCGGGCAAGGTGCAGGTCGACGACATGGAGCCAAGAGTCTTCGAGGCCATGCTCGAGTTCATCTACACAGATTCACTGCCCAAAAATGACGGTGGCGAGAAGGTGGAGATGGCCCAGCACCTGCTCGTGGCGGCAGATAGGTATACTCTCGAAAGGCTAAAGTTGATCTGCGAGGACATGTTGTGTGACAACATTGACAAGAGCATGGTGGCGACCACCCTGACACTAGCCGAGCAACATGGCTGTTGTGGCCTCAAAGAGGCGTGCTTCAACTTCCTCGGTCGGATTCCGGGCAACCTTGAGGCCGTCATGGCGAGCGATGACTTTCAACACCTTAAGACAAGCTGCCCTTCCCTCGTTAAGATCATCATCGACCAGGCCGCGGCCGTGTTTGGATCACACGTTCTCAAGATAGACGGCTACTCCCAAACCAAAGGGCTCGATAATGGCAGATGCATCACGTCCATGGTGTTCGTCATCGGAGGCCTTCGCTGGAGTATGCAATACTACCCCGAGGGCCAGACCTCAGAGGACACCGGCTGGATATCCATCGTCATCATGCGTAATTACACCCGTGACGATGATGAAGGCGCTGTCAAAGCATGGTACGAGATCAATTTGCTCGGCCAGGACAGAAACCCGGTGCCATGGTGCAGTAGGGCTAGCAGTTCACCACGCGAATTCTCTCATGGGCGAGGACATGGTGGGAAGCTCATCGAGAGGAGCGTCTTGGAGGGATCCGGCTACCTGAAAGACGATGCTTTTAGTGTAAGGTGTGATATCACCATCTTAGAGTAA